Sequence from the Spirochaetales bacterium genome:
ATGCATGGGTGTTCAAGCGCACCGGAAAAAAAAGAAGGGGAGGTTGAAAAAAAGAACAGGGCCGCCGAATATGCCCGGTATGGTAACGATTATTATAACCAGGGAATCTATGATCGGTCGCTTGATTTTTTTAACCTTTCGCTTGCCTATAATGGAGCGGTTTTTAATGAGAAAGGGATGATAAGCTCGTATAACTCGATAGGAAAGGTGTACAGCGCGATTGGCGATATGGAAAGTGCGGAAGAAAATTTCAGCAATGCACTCGAAATAGCCAGGAGACTCGGGACGGCCGATCTGATAGCACAGACACTGAATAACCTCGGAGAACTTTATTTCAGAACCAGGCAATTTAACGAGTCACTCGCGCATTTCGAAGAGGCACTTACCTATAAAAATAAAATACCTCGATCGGAAATCGCAGTCATTTACCATAATATGGGAACAGTCTATAAACGCCTTGACGATTTCGATACGGCTTTTTCCTATTTTAAAAAAGCACTTACAATAAACACGGAAAAGAAACTGTACGAGGAAGCGGCATCGAACCAATACATGATCGCATCACTGCATCTGGAAAAGGGCGATATTAAAAAAGCTTTGGATTCGGCTGAAAAGGCTTTATCGCTTGATAAAAAAGTGGAAAATTCCCTTGGTATCGCAAAGGATTATTATGCGTTGGGAATTATCAACCTGAGGGCTGAAAATGAAGAAGAAGCGTACCGCTTTTTCAAGCAAAGTCTTTTTATTTATCAATCACTCAAAGTAATTTATCCCAACTTTACAATCGAGCGGGAATTACAGACACTCCTCGAATATCTCATTCCACTTTCGGAGAAAATAGACGGTTCCGAAAAAGCGGATGAATACAGAGAATTACAGAAAGAGTCTGTATTACAGAAAGAGTCTGCACAATGAATACGTCAAGACAAAAAATACTCACGACTATAAACCGTATTGGATACGGGTATGCTC
This genomic interval carries:
- a CDS encoding tetratricopeptide repeat protein; this translates as MKFNNNDTTNKPAVTTACFEIKIKSFMKKCLNIIVFVIVCTVMMHGCSSAPEKKEGEVEKKNRAAEYARYGNDYYNQGIYDRSLDFFNLSLAYNGAVFNEKGMISSYNSIGKVYSAIGDMESAEENFSNALEIARRLGTADLIAQTLNNLGELYFRTRQFNESLAHFEEALTYKNKIPRSEIAVIYHNMGTVYKRLDDFDTAFSYFKKALTINTEKKLYEEAASNQYMIASLHLEKGDIKKALDSAEKALSLDKKVENSLGIAKDYYALGIINLRAENEEEAYRFFKQSLFIYQSLKVIYPNFTIERELQTLLEYLIPLSEKIDGSEKADEYRELQKESVLQKESAQ